The genome window tataattctaaaataaaatttcattagtTGATGATACtaagagacaaaaaaagaattCCTAGCAGAAAATtaccaccttttcttttaacaaattaaatttaattgaaggaaattataaaacaatgaaatttaatatactagttttaaaaaaagaaagacttcttcaattttttctatattatagatttaatgtGATCTAATTACCcaatataacaaaacaaataaaagagaaaatttttagtttacttaaatagtaaaattagaGGAATTTATAACCCCGGGCTACTTTTTAaccttaataaaatttattatgggtgatcattttcggttcggttcagtttttattaaaaacaataaccaaaccgaaatttaaaaaaaaaccgaaatcggttcaaaccgaccggtttcggttcgattctgttttttaggacaaaaaccgattcaaatcggttttttcctgtttggctcggttttttcccggtttggctcggtttttttttgtttgggttcagttcggtttcaggcttataaaactgaaccaatcggtttttttaaattttaatctgttttttttttcacaattcaatttttttgattatttttttccgattttctcagtttaatcggtttttcagtttttttgcttaCCCCTAAAATTTATCATGTcgttaaaaaattatgtttctttctttaaaatatttttatatatatctagaaggggtttttttaaattatctaaaagaaaatattctccattaacatgttattaaataaaaaaatagtaaaattgcACCGAACAAGTAAGAATAACActatcacatatttttttaatcatttaatagaTTCATGAGCATGGAgttcttttttcatatataattataaaactccaaaacattttttcttcaaaattaaaaaaaaaaaaaaacataaaattagaaggagaattaagaaaataattattaaatcaactaagaaaactgaaaatattGCATCCTCCATCATCGATGCCCTTTTTATACAAAACAGAATTCTTCCCTGAGCTAGACAAACATTTCTCTTCTACAGTTAGAACTTAGAAGTAATGAATCTATGCAACATGgagtaataaatttattatttttatatttacttgaaaaataatttttaatttttctagctTTAATTTCTCCATGTAGAAACTCTGACTAACGGAGTTGATTTCCACTCTAAAATCATCTCATTTCCCAGGTCTCCCCCGATCTTTACTCCATAAGAACTTTGCTTGCCTCCCACCATTTCTCTAGCTTCCTCCAGGTTCACTCTGCTCACCCTCCATCCTTCTAACCCATTTCCCAGCTCAAGATTGCAACCTTGCTTCATCTCCACCCACTTTTGGTACCAATCCTGGGAAGAGATGTAAGGTGCCACGAACAGACACTCCAATGCCATTCTTGCTTCTGTGAGATGAACTGGGAATTTGGACTCGATTGAATCAAGCAGGGCTTTGTAATGCGCCATATGCCCTTCGAAAAATGATCCGAAATCGGAActgtttttcaagttttcacAGGAATCGCCATCACCAAAAGTAATAATTCCCCTGCTGCTGGAGTTGCAGAAGGCAGAATTGGCCAACAAGGCTTTGGCTACCCTTAGGAACTGTTCAACAAGCTGTCTGCTCCTTGCCCTTCCCATGTGTGGAAGTCTGAGCATGCTGTTGAAGACTAACCATTCTTTCCCAACACCTCTTTTATTTGCCTTCTTTTCCTCACTCGCCAAATCTTCAATTCCCATCTCCTCTACCTTCAAGTTTAGACCAAAGTATCTTGCATGATCAAGAAGTCTCCTTTTCGCCGCATCGAAACTCCAGACCATGGGAGCCCAATTGCAGTCAtcctttttccattttattgcTGTCAATCTCACTGCCTTTTGTTGGTGTGCCAAGGCCTCAATCAATGGAGGCCATTGAATGCCTTCCCCAAGATCGAAGTCCACTATGTGTATTGTCTCTGCATCAGCTGGAATAGCTTCAAGGATTGCTGAATTGGCAGCAAAGTGAGCAAATCTTCCATATGGGAAAATTTGGTAGAATGCCCTGAAAGCTGCCTCAAAATTCCTGCAGGATTCTCGTTTTATATAATCCCCTTGCTTCTCAAGATCTTGGCATAGATTAAAGGCGAGACACTCAAAGGCTTCACCAGCTGGGCTAACTTTCTCACTTACACATCTCATGATCACATCTGCAAGCTCACTCTGTCCTCCATCCATGGCTTCTCCATAAGCCTTGAGTAAATGAAAGAGACTCACTTGATTTTCAAGCTGTAGCTCTTCCCCTGGTAATTCAAGTGTTGACTGTGGAATTGGTGTGGTGTCCATGGATGCTTcacttgattttattgaagggttAGGACTCCAAACATTTTCCCCTTCACTGGATAGCTCCCGTGAAGAAGAATTTCCCTCGCTCTCACAGAATATAAGCTCCATTTCCTTGATGAGATTAGGCTCAAAGCCCTTCATCAAAAAATCTTCAACGCAAGGTACCTGGACTTGGAAGTCATCAGAAGAAGCTGGGGATTGGACAGACTGATCACCGTTGAAAACTGCAGGAAACATTGAGGAAATATCATAGATATCCTCATTGTTGGCAAACGAAGAAGAGAATTGACAGGCATCAACATACGCATCCATGTCAGTACCATAGAAACCAAGTTGGTCAAGATTAGCTGAGCTTATGACCCTGTAGAATGGCCATGAAGACTGGAAAACTTCTGGTTGCATCATCTTTAATTTTGATGAAAGGTTCAATTAAATGTTAGGTAGAAAACAAGAGttaatttgttgttgctgcttctGATCAATTTTTAGCACAAGATTAGTGGGTATTTATACAAAGATTAGAGAACAATATAGAGACAGATTAGCATAATAGAATATGATAGCAGGAAatgaacattaaattaaaaaaataaatggtccTGCCAATCATTCTCAGAGGCTTTCTATAGAGTTTTATTCCTATCAACTTACCAACCGAGCCTTCCTTTCTTTGTATTTGTAGCCTCTTAAAGACATAGTATATTCTTCATGCATATCCATTTATTTAGATACTACTATTTTAATCCAAGAGATTAGGttcactaataatttaaatttcgaAGTAATTACCTTACACTATAATTACTTTGTCTTGCACGtaaatacacacacactaaTATTTCCAACGGGGCAACATTTCCCAGCCTTTTCCTTAATTCTTCCCACCTAGATGTGTAAGATTTAATCTATTCTCTTGGAAGAAAGCAAGGTAATGGAGTATATAATGCAGAATATCCATATCTTTGAAGGGAGCTTAGATTGTattggaataattattttttaaagtgtttttttttttaaatcaaaataatattttattatatataaatatcgaCTTTTTTATTCacggttatattttttacttgatataaaaaaatacattaataacatctatacattaatttttttatgttataaaaaaattattcaatctgCAACAAGACGAGTTAAATTGAGGCattaacactttatttttttgtatttattgacgCATAtgattcttaatatatttaattaaattcatgcatagacttttttatttataaatagaattacaaaaatatatttgaaaaacttgtatatttaattttttattaaaaagaattatccCACCAATAGTAAAATATGGGTAGAATAGGCATTACAATTGGTTCAATATGTGAAGCAACAGGCCACATGGGGAAAGGTGATTTCATACGATCCTTCAAACGCCTACTTGTGTattgtttttagtgtttataaattaaatttcttgggGGTAATTTATTCAAACAAATTAGACCTCTTCCACGAGCCTTGGAGTcatcaaaatattttcctaCTAAGAAAAGACAAGCAAATATACAGTAAATTTCTTCTGggtctgatatatatataagctaCATTATTAATTACTTTGATGAGTTAATTTATTACGGTGGAATGAGACTAGCTACGTGTTTTTAATTACTTTGATGAGTTAATCTATTCTCTTGGAAGAAAGCAAGGTAATGGAGTATATAATGCAGAATATCCATATCTTTGAAGGGAGCTTAGATTACGATTGGGAgtattaaaatagttattttttaaagttttttttttcaaaaaaaagtattaaaaaaatattttattatatataaaaatcaatttttttattcacagttatattttttacttgatataaaaaaacatgctaataATTCCTGcacattaattcttttgtattataaaaaaattattcgatcTGCAGCGAGAGACGAGTTAAATTGAGgcatcaacattttattttttgtatttattgatgcATATAgttcttaatatatttaattaaatttatgcataggcttttttatttataaatagaattaaaaaaatatatttgaaaagcttttatatttatttttttattaaaaagaattatccGAACTATAGTCAAATATGGGTAGAATAATGAATACATAGAGAAGGATTACAATTGGTTCAATATGGGAAGCAACGGGCCACATGGGGAAAGGTGATTTCATACGATCCTTCAAACGCCTACTCGtgtattgtttttaatgtttataaattaaatttcttgggGTAATTTATTCAAACAAATTAGACCTCTTCCACGAGCCTTGGAGTcatcaaaatattttcctaCTAAGAAAAGACAAGCAAATATACAGTAAATTTCTTCTGGggtctgatatatatataagctacattattaattactttgatgagttaattttttatggcatcaattattaaactcgataTAAAACTTTGGTTATAAATAGAGTCACTTGATGtaggttaataaaaaattatttttaataaaattaaaataaaattgttttaaaaaagttaataattttagttGCGTCATGGGTTAACTTGAGAGTGAAtggggttaaaaaaaattaaattcgatCTAGATTAGAAGACAGATTAGTCGAGTCACAAGTTAACTTGTGAAATAGtgtttaatatcaatatttctACATGAATTTGTAAATGTATAGAGTTCAATAtcactaaactaaaaaaaaattatgaattgtaaattgataaatattgaaattgatgaCTCATAATTTAATTGAACGTTTTTATGAACActtctttgcatttttttggCACTTAACATTTCAAAGATGGACGCAACTTCATGTAAATTTCTCGTTGTTTTAAGCTTTTGTCTTTTCATGCTCCCCACGTGATTGCGTTCTAACAACACATTTATTGgataatcattaaattaaaatgaaaatcacaTCTAAACACACAAAGATTTGCTTGAACACTTTAACCACTCAAAGTggcataaaatttataaattaattatttactaATCGGGTGTTCAAGCCGAGTCAACCGGATTGTAAATTAATTACTAAATCTTCTGCATTTAACTAggttaatttcaaaatcaatttaaatcagTTTCCGATCATATGGATTTATTCATCCAGTGGACCAACCAAGCTCGGATTAAATAactataatatagtttttttcagGGCGTGCGTGCGAAATGCTATGTAGTTGAGTGAGGAACGTCTCTGCCAAATAATTTTGTCATTTCTTTGACTTTATAGACCAATGAGAGAAGAAGCCTTGTCATGAATAGTGCCATAATATGTAACCTAATAACTGCCGTGACTCTTTCTTCCTGCTTCCACTGCCACCATACGGGATCTTTCCCTGTTGCTTTAAGTCGGACATGCTTTGTTTCCACACACAATGGATAAGCATCGACTTGCtgattaattcatttatttagcAAATAAAACCATTCTTAATTTGATTGACCAATACCATTCCTTGTACGATAATTATGATTGCGAttgattaattttcaataaacatgttttccgatactttatattttaaaaatataataattccattagaaatcatttacaaatttttttttactacaagACAATAATTAATATCCATCCTATGTTTCTAAGATTTGTTGGGactcttttgcttttttaaaaaagaaaaaaacaaatgtggtGGATATTTATATCATAAAGTTTGCTTGAGAACATGTTACAAatcatattcttttaaatttttatttttattttatttttattaaaaaatatttttttatgtttttagattgtttggaAGTGTTgatcctaaaaataaattttaaaaaataaaaaatatatattattttaatgtatttctaattaaaaaatattttgaatcacAACCTCtactataatttcaaaacagacccttaatcattaattattccTGCCTATAATTAATCTCTCCAAGTTCTTAATTCTTGGTATAAAGTTTTGTAACCTTTATACCAATACCTTCTGCTAGTTGAGCTGGGAAATAATTACGTTTGCTACTAATACGCAACAACATGATctctaaaggaaaaaatatatataaaaaaaataagggatttCCTAATTccattctttgttttaaattaattaataaataaacttaatcAAGCCATTATCATAATCCAATTAGCTGTTTCCGAACTAATTAATTGTGATTTCTTAGGATAAGATGAAGATTTCAATCTCTTGATAAAccaaagttttatttgttgcaTATACagtgtatgtatttttataatttatacgtACCCTAAGAATTGTATTATACCGATTTCGATGTAGTTATAGCAACCCTTTgggattcttaatttgttgcaTAGTCATGTTAGAATGGTATcgtttattttcaaaatatttttatttagaaatgttaaattaaaattatttaaaaatacaaaaaaataatttaatatatatatatatatatatatatatatctttttttctttttaaaacaaaaaaactaatagaTTCTTAATCTAACTAGCTCTTTGTATTTTACCTCGGAGCCCTGCATCACAAAATCATTGCAAATCTAACAAAACAACAAGAGAGAGATCGTTTGTTCATTAAGAAATCTGTACAGTTTAACAGTCTTGTTCTAATCGGAAATGTTTTTGTCTGTGATATATATCCTATGATCTGCCTTGGTTAATTTAGGAACAAAAATGGCATGAGAATTAATCAATTAGTCAATGAATGAAACAAGATCAAACattaattatagaaattaaTCCCAACATGCATTACCAAAGATTTCATTATCTTAAATATTGGATTATGTGGACTCCATTAAATATTGGATTCCATCATAATACAGATAATTTATACATCAAAACATGGGGGaattcttaaatataaattcatatttaatttccaagtttgaatataaaaaaagaaagaaaaataatgtgaatatataaaattagtctATTTTATAAGTTGTCACCGTTATTTTAAAACATGGATTAGTCTGGTATGTCAATCTAGGACCCGGTCGACCCAGGATATGGACTggtatggataaaaaaaatagaaaaaaaattagtcaattCAAGATCTAAACCAGTCCTAGCTAGTTATAAAAAAGACATGATTGGCCCCATCAAAACTCAATCATcaacttgttgattttatttttaaaaaaacaattgatcaaaattagccttaaatcatgttttaagaTTATAGTTGCTATtgagttgtctttttttttttttatgaaatcgagattaatatatatatataaaagataatggAAATTCTGAACAGAGAAAGCAAAACTTCAACTATATAGATTGTAGCCATGGTCAAAGTCTAtcgacaaggaaaaaaataagaaacaaacagCCCTATTAATAGAgtaacaacacaaaaaaaaactaatattttactGCCGGGtagtctaaaaatatttatacaaaataaagaaaaactaaaaaagtcaACACACTTTCAAATCAAAGCAACAAATCCGTTCATACTAATCAATTTCTACAAACATGTATGTAGATAGATAGTATTAAAATtcttgtaattatattttatttaattcccaattaataaaattaattaat of Populus trichocarpa isolate Nisqually-1 chromosome 16, P.trichocarpa_v4.1, whole genome shotgun sequence contains these proteins:
- the LOC7466096 gene encoding protein NODULATION SIGNALING PATHWAY 2 — translated: MMQPEVFQSSWPFYRVISSANLDQLGFYGTDMDAYVDACQFSSSFANNEDIYDISSMFPAVFNGDQSVQSPASSDDFQVQVPCVEDFLMKGFEPNLIKEMELIFCESEGNSSSRELSSEGENVWSPNPSIKSSEASMDTTPIPQSTLELPGEELQLENQVSLFHLLKAYGEAMDGGQSELADVIMRCVSEKVSPAGEAFECLAFNLCQDLEKQGDYIKRESCRNFEAAFRAFYQIFPYGRFAHFAANSAILEAIPADAETIHIVDFDLGEGIQWPPLIEALAHQQKAVRLTAIKWKKDDCNWAPMVWSFDAAKRRLLDHARYFGLNLKVEEMGIEDLASEEKKANKRGVGKEWLVFNSMLRLPHMGRARSRQLVEQFLRVAKALLANSAFCNSSSRGIITFGDGDSCENLKNSSDFGSFFEGHMAHYKALLDSIESKFPVHLTEARMALECLFVAPYISSQDWYQKWVEMKQGCNLELGNGLEGWRVSRVNLEEAREMVGGKQSSYGVKIGGDLGNEMILEWKSTPLVRVSTWRN